The Candidatus Methylomirabilota bacterium nucleotide sequence CCTTCACGGTTTGGCCGCGCATCACCGACGTTGAGAACTTGTGCTTGGGCCACCAGCTGCCCATGTCCAGGAACACGGTGAACGCCTGCTTCTGATTGCAGGGGACCTCGATGGTCTTCACGAGGGGCTCGATCATTTCTTTCTCCGTAAGGGGGCGGGGGCGCCCTTCGTGCGTCGCGCTATCTCGGCGCTGTACGCGTTGAGGACGTCGGACCAGAAGCTCTCCAGGTACCGCCGCAGCTCGTCCAGACCGTCGCGCCGCACCGAGTAGACACGGCGATTGCCGCGTGGCTCGACGCGCACCAGGCTTGCCCGCTCGAGTACTTTCAAATGCTGGGACACGGCCGGCCGGCTCACCGGCTGATGGGCTGCCAGCTCGCCCACGGTCCGCGGCGCGGCGCGCAGCGACTCGAGGATGTTCCGGCGGGTCGGATCGGCCAGGGCGGTGAGCACGTCTGTGTAAGTCATCTCTTACGGTAAGTTACAACTTACTAACTAGCTGTCAAGCGCGTCCAGTCGTAGACCAAGCCGACCGCGACCCCAATCACGATCCACTGTACCGCGAAGAACGCCCCCTCCATCAACACCCAACTCCCGACATCGGCGATCGCGAACTTCCCGGCCTCGGCGAGCACCCCGTAACTCG carries:
- a CDS encoding metalloregulator ArsR/SmtB family transcription factor; protein product: MTYTDVLTALADPTRRNILESLRAAPRTVGELAAHQPVSRPAVSQHLKVLERASLVRVEPRGNRRVYSVRRDGLDELRRYLESFWSDVLNAYSAEIARRTKGAPAPLRRKK